From Bacteroidota bacterium, the proteins below share one genomic window:
- the rseP gene encoding RIP metalloprotease RseP encodes MSGLIMAAQLILGLAILVTLHELGHFLAARAFGIRVEKFYLFFDAWGFKFFSFRKGDTEYGVGWLPLGGYVKISGMIDESMDKEAMKLPPQPWEFRSKPAWQRLIVMIGGVTMNVILGILIYSLVLMKYDKQYLSNADVTDGIYVYELGKQVGFENGDKVVAIDGKPFERFEDVLSSRVIFGATLTVLRNGRTMEVEVPADFYRRTIEAGKGNFIGPYRSALLIDSIIAGKPAEAAGVRAGDRLLAVNGTRTLSMEGARKMIGESKGKPVALTLARGTDTLTLQPVVSDSGMIGITYHTDFGSYPLTAYSTGQAFRYGTSDAFEAISSNIKGLKQIFAGKEKASESLQGPIGIANIYGGIWDWRRFWAITGLLSMVLAFMNILPIPALDGGHVIFLLWESVTRKRLSDRFMERAKVAGMVILLSLMVYTLGNDIWKHIIN; translated from the coding sequence ATGTCTGGATTGATCATGGCGGCCCAACTGATTTTGGGCCTTGCGATACTGGTGACCTTGCACGAGCTGGGTCACTTCCTTGCTGCACGCGCGTTCGGTATCCGCGTGGAGAAATTCTATCTCTTCTTCGACGCCTGGGGATTCAAGTTCTTCAGCTTCCGTAAGGGAGATACCGAGTATGGAGTGGGCTGGCTGCCATTGGGTGGTTATGTCAAGATCTCCGGCATGATCGACGAGAGCATGGACAAGGAGGCGATGAAGCTTCCGCCTCAACCCTGGGAGTTCCGTTCCAAGCCGGCCTGGCAGCGACTGATCGTGATGATCGGCGGCGTGACGATGAACGTCATCCTCGGCATTCTGATCTACTCGCTCGTACTCATGAAGTACGACAAGCAATACCTCTCCAATGCCGATGTCACCGACGGCATCTATGTGTACGAGCTGGGCAAACAAGTCGGCTTTGAGAACGGCGATAAGGTTGTCGCCATCGACGGCAAACCCTTCGAACGATTCGAGGATGTGTTGTCGTCGCGCGTAATCTTCGGCGCCACCCTGACGGTTCTGCGTAACGGCAGAACGATGGAAGTGGAAGTGCCCGCCGACTTTTACCGTCGAACGATCGAAGCCGGAAAGGGCAACTTCATCGGACCTTATCGCAGCGCGTTACTGATCGACAGCATCATAGCGGGCAAGCCCGCGGAGGCGGCCGGCGTACGTGCAGGTGATCGCCTGCTCGCGGTAAATGGAACGCGAACCTTGTCGATGGAAGGCGCCCGCAAGATGATCGGAGAAAGCAAAGGCAAACCGGTGGCGCTCACGCTGGCCCGTGGCACCGATACACTGACCCTGCAGCCGGTTGTAAGCGACAGTGGCATGATCGGCATTACCTATCATACCGATTTCGGCAGTTATCCGCTGACGGCTTACTCGACCGGACAAGCGTTCCGCTACGGAACCTCCGACGCGTTTGAAGCGATCTCGTCGAACATCAAAGGACTCAAGCAGATCTTCGCTGGAAAAGAGAAGGCCAGCGAATCCCTGCAGGGCCCGATCGGTATCGCGAACATCTATGGCGGCATCTGGGACTGGCGTCGCTTTTGGGCGATCACCGGATTGCTCTCGATGGTGCTGGCGTTCATGAACATCCTGCCCATTCCGGCACTCGATGGCGGCCATGTGATTTTCCTGTTGTGGGAGTCGGTGACCCGTAAGAGACTCTCCGACCGCTTCATGGAACGCGCCAAGGTCGCCGGTATGGTGATCCTGTTGTCGTTGATGGTCTACACACTCGGCAACGATATCTGGAAGCATATCATCAACTAG
- a CDS encoding T9SS type A sorting domain-containing protein has product MKPVLVLLTFFLLTSTRTSAWGPDIPFASQPSGRISMVANSAGTLYCTVPAAMTGVGGANLYESTDNGASWMPIANLGSGETVVKTKLLVTGTDSVYCIYQIGDSLFTFSVQSRVTTPFTTMTVEDFDAVASPNGNAIYLFTDDLGNTNVHRYSSTDGGYTWNGSTALVAGDAANPRVCMDGTRLILNYYGPVLSPATTSIIRSAFYNETVPGTIAPGAGAFADRLPSGPTRPQFESAIVANTVWLFWTETNGIDISLKYMVSSDNGVNYSTEATVSNDAACFGLTTIRSIVDPAVGLAYYHDSVPVAPNYRYSQVRALNPTAFSSPESFSDFDPSCFGGHETYPAVAAIGNDVGVVWTETDAFASLYFDLRSAITKVETVSPKGDIRVYPNPAGDQISIRSGQQTMGTRYRIVDLSGQIVQTIQLESGITTIDIHLLASGVYQLVGESGAATRFMKN; this is encoded by the coding sequence ATGAAACCAGTTCTTGTACTCCTTACCTTCTTTTTACTGACTTCCACCAGGACCTCCGCCTGGGGCCCCGACATCCCCTTCGCCTCACAACCCAGCGGCCGGATCTCGATGGTCGCGAACTCCGCAGGCACCCTCTACTGTACCGTGCCCGCAGCCATGACCGGAGTCGGCGGGGCGAACCTGTATGAATCTACCGACAACGGCGCCTCCTGGATGCCCATCGCCAACCTCGGAAGCGGCGAGACGGTCGTCAAGACCAAACTCCTGGTCACCGGCACCGATTCCGTCTATTGCATCTACCAGATCGGCGACAGCCTGTTCACCTTCAGTGTACAGTCGCGCGTCACAACGCCGTTCACCACCATGACCGTCGAAGATTTCGACGCGGTCGCTTCGCCCAACGGCAACGCGATCTACCTCTTTACCGACGATCTGGGCAACACTAACGTGCACCGTTACAGCTCCACCGACGGCGGTTACACCTGGAACGGCAGCACCGCGCTCGTCGCCGGCGACGCCGCCAACCCGCGCGTCTGCATGGACGGCACACGGCTTATCCTGAATTACTATGGACCCGTACTTTCTCCCGCAACGACCTCGATCATTCGCTCTGCCTTCTACAACGAGACCGTCCCCGGAACCATCGCACCGGGCGCTGGCGCGTTTGCGGATCGCCTGCCTTCGGGACCGACACGACCGCAATTCGAAAGCGCGATCGTAGCCAATACGGTCTGGTTGTTCTGGACAGAAACAAATGGCATCGACATTTCACTCAAGTATATGGTCAGTTCCGATAACGGAGTGAATTATAGTACAGAAGCCACGGTTTCCAACGACGCAGCCTGCTTCGGTCTTACGACCATTCGCAGTATCGTCGACCCGGCGGTCGGATTAGCCTATTATCACGACTCCGTCCCGGTGGCTCCCAACTACCGCTACAGCCAGGTCCGGGCGCTAAATCCTACCGCTTTTTCTTCACCGGAATCTTTCAGCGATTTTGATCCGTCTTGCTTCGGTGGACACGAAACATATCCCGCCGTAGCCGCCATTGGAAATGATGTTGGAGTAGTCTGGACCGAAACCGACGCCTTTGCATCGCTTTATTTTGATCTGCGTTCGGCTATTACAAAAGTTGAAACCGTTTCCCCGAAAGGCGACATCCGTGTTTATCCGAATCCGGCCGGCGACCAAATATCGATTCGGTCAGGTCAGCAAACAATGGGTACGCGGTACCGGATCGTCGACCTATCCGGTCAAATCGTACAAACCATCCAATTGGAAAGTGGAATAACGACGATCGATATCCACCTACTCGCTTCTGGCGTCTATCAACTGGTGGGCGAATCCGGTGCCGCAACCCGTTTCATGAAGAATTGA
- a CDS encoding heavy-metal-associated domain-containing protein — protein sequence MNFIKLFVLALIVLTATTNIAFSQTTTTNQTTDSLKTSTVKVKGITCSMDLKMISANVEKVKGVNSCKAGKQGTTTTFEVKYNSALVTEKEIFAAIENTGSCENPDERPYKIKQ from the coding sequence ATGAATTTCATAAAATTATTCGTTTTGGCTCTCATCGTATTGACAGCCACAACAAACATTGCGTTTTCGCAAACAACAACTACCAATCAGACAACAGACAGTTTAAAAACTTCAACCGTTAAGGTTAAAGGCATAACCTGTTCAATGGACTTAAAAATGATTTCCGCCAATGTGGAGAAAGTAAAAGGCGTTAACAGTTGCAAAGCAGGAAAACAAGGAACAACTACAACCTTTGAAGTAAAATACAATTCAGCATTGGTAACTGAAAAGGAAATTTTTGCAGCCATTGAAAACACAGGAAGTTGCGAAAATCCTGACGAAAGACCATACAAAATAAAACAGTAA
- a CDS encoding T9SS type A sorting domain-containing protein: MKPLCRILGFVLVLQLSALPVSRAQVTCDQFCIDDISLDTVPGIMNLTITLSGDSSTFINYPYPEAVVDQNGDTVGNGSMFFFGQFGNSTSVYPCSTSLTLIPPGFEATILFRYDTLTCLLPYPCIIQSIGPRFTNPVLSVFPIPATDQLMVALKEAKSSMRLQLMDTRGVIVRDWNLVERESDLDIHGIAAGIYFLRPVEGDAVRVVIE; this comes from the coding sequence ATGAAACCACTCTGCCGAATTCTTGGATTCGTTCTGGTCCTGCAACTGTCCGCCCTGCCTGTCAGTCGGGCACAGGTTACCTGCGACCAGTTCTGTATCGATGACATTTCCCTGGATACTGTTCCCGGCATTATGAATCTCACGATCACGTTATCGGGCGACAGCTCCACGTTCATCAATTATCCCTATCCGGAAGCGGTGGTGGATCAGAACGGAGATACCGTCGGTAACGGATCCATGTTCTTCTTTGGCCAGTTTGGAAATTCCACCTCCGTGTATCCATGTTCTACGTCTTTAACTTTAATACCGCCTGGTTTTGAAGCCACCATCCTGTTTCGTTACGATACCTTGACCTGTCTATTGCCTTATCCCTGCATCATCCAGTCCATCGGACCCCGGTTCACGAACCCTGTCCTATCGGTATTTCCGATCCCGGCGACCGACCAATTGATGGTCGCGTTGAAAGAAGCGAAGTCATCGATGCGTTTACAACTGATGGATACACGAGGCGTGATTGTTCGGGATTGGAATCTGGTTGAGCGCGAGTCCGATTTGGATATTCACGGAATCGCAGCCGGCATCTATTTCTTGCGACCTGTGGAAGGGGATGCGGTTCGGGTTGTGATCGAATGA
- a CDS encoding ATP-binding cassette domain-containing protein yields MIHVNNLSLRYGKRVLFEEVNLKFTPGNCYGVIGANGAGKSTFLKILSGEIDPTTGQVHITPGERMSVLKQDHFAFDQCQVLQTVLMGNKKLWDVMQEKDALYAKADFTDADGERAAVLEQQFADLHGWDAESDAATLLSSLGIREELHQQWMSELSGKEKVRVLLAQALFGNPDILLLDEPTNDLDVDTITWLENFLADFQNTVIVVSHDRHFLDAVCTHVADIDFGKINLHSGNYTFWYESSQLALRQRADQNKKIEDKRKELQEFIERFSANASKSRQATSRKKLLEKLVVDDIQPSNRKYPGIIFTAERDCGDQILHVDGLTKIDHEGKPLFRDISFTLRKGDKVAFLARDHQSVTALLRTLMNDEAADSGEFKWGTTITCSYLPNDNSAFFQSDLNLVDWLRQYSKDKDETYVRGFLGRMLFTGEETQKKCNVLSGGEKVRCMVSRMMLTNANCLVLDEPTNHLDLESITAFNNALKDWKHIALFTSHDHTFVQTVANRIIEITPNGCIDKEMSYDEYLASENVKEQRAKAYGEVLA; encoded by the coding sequence ATGATCCACGTAAATAACCTTTCCCTCCGCTACGGCAAACGCGTGCTGTTCGAGGAGGTCAATTTGAAATTCACCCCCGGCAACTGTTATGGCGTCATTGGCGCGAATGGAGCCGGAAAATCCACTTTTCTGAAGATCCTTTCCGGTGAGATCGACCCGACCACCGGCCAGGTACACATCACTCCCGGCGAACGCATGAGCGTACTCAAGCAGGACCACTTCGCCTTCGATCAGTGCCAGGTGCTGCAGACCGTCCTCATGGGCAATAAGAAATTGTGGGACGTCATGCAGGAGAAGGACGCCCTCTATGCAAAGGCCGACTTCACCGATGCCGACGGTGAACGGGCCGCCGTGCTCGAACAGCAATTCGCCGACCTCCACGGCTGGGATGCCGAGAGCGATGCAGCGACCCTGCTTTCGAGCCTGGGTATTCGGGAAGAACTCCACCAGCAGTGGATGAGCGAACTGAGTGGTAAAGAAAAAGTACGGGTACTGCTGGCACAGGCACTGTTCGGAAATCCTGATATCCTGCTGCTCGACGAACCGACGAACGACCTCGACGTTGACACCATCACCTGGCTGGAAAACTTTCTCGCCGATTTCCAAAATACCGTGATCGTCGTGAGCCACGATCGTCACTTCCTCGACGCGGTGTGTACGCACGTTGCGGATATCGATTTCGGAAAGATCAACCTGCACAGCGGCAACTACACGTTCTGGTACGAATCGAGTCAGCTCGCGCTGCGTCAGCGTGCCGACCAAAACAAGAAGATCGAAGACAAGCGCAAGGAACTCCAGGAGTTCATCGAACGCTTCAGCGCCAACGCTTCGAAGTCACGTCAGGCGACCAGCCGTAAGAAACTGTTGGAGAAGCTGGTGGTCGACGATATCCAGCCTTCCAACCGCAAGTATCCCGGCATCATCTTCACCGCTGAGCGCGACTGCGGTGACCAGATCCTTCACGTCGACGGATTGACCAAGATCGACCACGAAGGTAAGCCGCTCTTCCGCGATATCAGCTTCACGCTTCGTAAGGGCGACAAAGTCGCGTTCCTCGCGCGCGACCACCAGTCTGTCACCGCCCTGCTGCGTACGCTGATGAACGACGAAGCTGCCGACAGCGGCGAGTTCAAGTGGGGCACTACCATTACCTGCTCATACCTTCCGAACGACAACTCCGCGTTCTTCCAGAGCGACCTCAACCTGGTCGACTGGCTCCGGCAGTATTCCAAAGACAAGGATGAAACCTATGTGCGCGGCTTTCTTGGTCGTATGCTCTTCACAGGTGAAGAGACCCAGAAAAAGTGTAACGTACTTTCCGGTGGTGAAAAAGTTCGCTGCATGGTTTCACGCATGATGCTTACCAACGCCAACTGCCTCGTACTCGACGAGCCCACCAACCACCTGGACCTGGAATCGATCACCGCCTTCAACAACGCGCTCAAGGACTGGAAACACATCGCGCTGTTCACCAGCCACGACCATACGTTTGTGCAGACCGTCGCCAACCGCATCATCGAGATCACCCCGAACGGATGCATCGACAAAGAGATGAGCTACGACGAATACCTCGCCAGCGAAAACGTAAAGGAACAACGCGCGAAAGCGTACGGTGAAGTGCTGGCCTGA